Genomic DNA from Anabaena sphaerica FACHB-251:
ATTTATTCACTAAACCCTTACAAATTGAGATTCCCTCATTTCGTGGACATGGTTATGGTAATTGGGGTTTCTTTTTGGGTTCATCACAGGGTATTCTGAGGACAGAAATTGAAAATATCTATTTTCCCACTAATTTAAATTATTTAACACGGGAAAATCTATTGCAAGTCTTTATATTTGAGGAATCAATAGCAGCATTTCGTCATCAAGTAACTATTCACACTCTGGAAAATGAACAGTTATTTTATTATCTTTTGAATTATCACGCTCAATCAGAAAATCTAACTTTAACTTCAGGTGAATATCTTAATTTTTTAGATATTGAGGAACAGGTAAATGCAGAAATAGAAAATATTAATTCCTTGGATTTGGAAACTGTAGCTAAGTTTTGGTTAGAAAATATTTATGCTGCTCCCGATGTGGAAAAAGACTTACCAGATATCAATCAATTTTTACCAGTACGCCATCCCTACCATGACCCTAAGATGACAACATCTTGGTTAGATAATCTCCAAGAATTATTATCGGAAATAGACCTAAAAGAATTACTCAATAGTTTACTATCTAGAGCGCAGGAATTACCACCACAAATTGCTAGTGAATTAAAAAATTTAGCTGATAAAGTTAAGTCTAATCAGCCTTTAGGACAGCTAAATCCCAAAATGGTTGAATTTATTACTTTGTTATCTATAACGCTATTAATGGCTAATCTAGTAGCACCGGATTCGGTATTTGCTAAAGGTTCATATTATGGTGGTGGTGGTCGTAGTAGTAGCAGTAGTAGTAGTTATGGGGGTGGTGATTCTGATTGGAAAGGTTTAGGTTTTGTATTAACTTATCTTGGAGGTTATTGGTTATATAGCATTATCAGACGTTGGCAGAATAGTAATAAATGAAAATTAATAACATTAACAATTATTTTCAAACTTCATCAGTTAATAACAGTTTATCCTTTACTGTTAGAGAATTGAACAATTCCGAAATTACAAGTTGGGATTTGCTGGTTAAATCTTCTCAATTTGGTTGTTTTATGCAAACTTCCATTTGGGCTGATTTTAAGGAATTAGAAGGTTATAAAACATTTCGCTATGGATTATTCAGTAATGATGAATTGGTGGGTGGGTGGATTTATTATTTATATCCCCATACCAATAAAGCCAATTTATTATTTACTCCTGGTGGTCCTATTTTACCAAAAAATAATCCAGAAATAGGTATGCAGTTATTGTTAGAGAAAGGGGAGATTTTAGCACGAGAACAGGGTGCAATAGCTCTCCGAATTGAACCATTATGGCAGGAAAAACCTGATTATATCAAAAGTTTTGTTCGCGCACCTGCTGACTTATTACCCTGTGAAACTTTGTTAGTTGATTTACGTCCAAATATAGATGAAATTTTAGCATCTATGAAACCAAAAGGGCGTTACAATATTCGCCTGAGTCAACGTTATGGCGTAGAAATTGAATTTAGTAATGATTCCCCAAATATTCCTTTATTCTATGATTTGTTTTGGGAAACTGTAGAACGTAAAGAGTTTTTTGGTGAACCCTACGGTTTTTTTATTAATCTCTGTCAAACTTTATTTAAAGAGAATATGGCAGAAATTGGTTTAGCCACTTGGAATGGAGAAATATTAGCTGCCATTTTAGTAGTCTATTGTGGTCAGACTGCAACTTATTTATATGGTGGTAGTAGCTTA
This window encodes:
- a CDS encoding spermine synthase; amino-acid sequence: MSTSLFIEDYHDGIAFYINGDLQFDSADEAIYHEHLVIPAISLAIQRFPDTDLRVLICGGGDGLAARDVLRFEQVKKIDLVDYNPDVIELANTVFKPYNLGSLEHDKVTVYTQEAFRFARELADDCYHVIICDFTCPNSSEEARIYSQEWFQEVNRILITSGILAVNGVSPTRNNQAFWCLYQTLLSVNLFTKPLQIEIPSFRGHGYGNWGFFLGSSQGILRTEIENIYFPTNLNYLTRENLLQVFIFEESIAAFRHQVTIHTLENEQLFYYLLNYHAQSENLTLTSGEYLNFLDIEEQVNAEIENINSLDLETVAKFWLENIYAAPDVEKDLPDINQFLPVRHPYHDPKMTTSWLDNLQELLSEIDLKELLNSLLSRAQELPPQIASELKNLADKVKSNQPLGQLNPKMVEFITLLSITLLMANLVAPDSVFAKGSYYGGGGRSSSSSSSYGGGDSDWKGLGFVLTYLGGYWLYSIIRRWQNSNK
- a CDS encoding lipid II:glycine glycyltransferase FemX, producing MKINNINNYFQTSSVNNSLSFTVRELNNSEITSWDLLVKSSQFGCFMQTSIWADFKELEGYKTFRYGLFSNDELVGGWIYYLYPHTNKANLLFTPGGPILPKNNPEIGMQLLLEKGEILAREQGAIALRIEPLWQEKPDYIKSFVRAPADLLPCETLLVDLRPNIDEILASMKPKGRYNIRLSQRYGVEIEFSNDSPNIPLFYDLFWETVERKEFFGEPYGFFINLCQTLFKENMAEIGLATWNGEILAAILVVYCGQTATYLYGGSSLLHRQVMANYGLHWQAIQRAKLRGCQVYDFYGFTSDSNHGYAKFSQFKSQFGGTHIKTIGAHDYFFYDQLADTLISLFQKLSGGENE